A window of the Bacillus sp. A301a_S52 genome harbors these coding sequences:
- the dcuS gene encoding two-component system sensor histidine kinase DcuS, with the protein MTIKRIDDLNLITRITILVCGVIIVSLLITGFLISQFIEQRTISGIEERARNVSQMVALSELTVSQLEAGNPDGEIQPYAERIRDITGVAFVVVLDMNSVRHSHPIEELIGQTFVGGDEGPVFEGLEHISTAEGTMGYSLRSFTPVINDQEEQVGAVVVGILLDDVKKEVWGSHFIILFGMVIGIIAGIIGAYLMGRKVKKIMFGLEPAHIAKIFEERNAILQSTKEGIIAIDKNETISLVNYEAIRLFKKAGYADEPVGQLIQNYLPDTRLHEVVRSGKRELDQEFELNGLILVVNRVPIIVEGDMVGAVATFRDKTEVKKMAEELTGVRTYAEALRAQTHEFMNKLHVILGMVSLERYEELRQFVKETTRQSQSEVGNVSTMIKDPVLAGVIFGKMSYARENGIKLELADTSHLPVSNKIDTTHQLVSILGNLLDNAIHATNTKKKPIELEIYYEDGTLEMIVTDYGTGMTKEQLIRATEKGFSTKGKQRGMGLYLVERTVKELDGKLKLHSEWGNGTSVYVKVPYQPRGETE; encoded by the coding sequence ATGACGATCAAGCGGATAGATGATCTTAATCTTATTACGAGAATTACAATCCTTGTGTGCGGTGTGATCATCGTTTCGTTATTAATAACTGGTTTTTTAATCAGCCAGTTCATCGAACAAAGGACGATAAGTGGTATTGAAGAACGGGCTAGAAACGTGTCACAAATGGTGGCTTTATCAGAATTAACGGTGTCACAATTAGAGGCTGGCAATCCCGACGGTGAGATTCAGCCTTATGCAGAGCGCATAAGAGATATTACCGGGGTGGCATTTGTTGTTGTGTTGGATATGAACAGTGTTCGCCATTCTCACCCGATTGAAGAGCTGATCGGCCAAACATTTGTAGGAGGTGACGAGGGCCCAGTTTTTGAAGGACTTGAACATATCTCTACAGCTGAAGGAACGATGGGATACTCGTTACGGTCATTCACACCTGTTATAAATGATCAGGAAGAGCAGGTAGGAGCGGTGGTCGTCGGTATTTTGCTCGACGATGTGAAAAAAGAAGTGTGGGGAAGTCACTTTATTATTTTGTTTGGCATGGTTATAGGTATCATTGCAGGGATAATAGGTGCCTATTTAATGGGACGAAAAGTTAAAAAAATCATGTTTGGCCTTGAACCGGCCCATATTGCCAAAATATTCGAAGAACGTAACGCTATTTTGCAAAGTACGAAAGAAGGCATTATTGCTATTGATAAAAACGAGACAATCTCATTAGTTAATTATGAAGCCATTCGACTTTTCAAAAAAGCAGGCTATGCGGACGAACCAGTTGGCCAACTTATTCAGAACTATTTACCAGACACCCGTCTTCATGAAGTAGTGAGGTCAGGAAAAAGAGAATTGGACCAAGAATTTGAACTTAACGGTCTTATTCTCGTGGTCAATCGAGTTCCTATTATAGTGGAAGGTGACATGGTAGGGGCGGTTGCCACCTTCCGCGATAAAACAGAAGTGAAGAAGATGGCAGAGGAGCTGACTGGTGTACGCACATACGCAGAGGCCTTACGTGCTCAGACCCATGAATTTATGAATAAGCTACATGTGATTCTTGGAATGGTGTCATTGGAAAGGTATGAAGAGCTACGTCAGTTCGTTAAAGAAACAACAAGACAAAGTCAATCAGAAGTAGGAAACGTTTCTACAATGATTAAAGATCCTGTATTAGCAGGTGTTATTTTCGGGAAAATGAGTTATGCGAGAGAAAACGGAATTAAACTGGAACTAGCTGATACGAGTCACTTACCAGTTTCAAACAAGATTGATACGACACATCAACTCGTCAGCATACTTGGAAACTTATTAGATAATGCCATTCACGCAACAAATACTAAGAAAAAACCGATAGAACTAGAGATCTATTATGAAGACGGTACACTTGAGATGATCGTCACTGATTATGGCACAGGGATGACAAAGGAGCAGCTCATAAGAGCAACGGAAAAAGGATTCTCGACAAAAGGTAAGCAACGAGGCATGGGTTTGTATTTAGTAGAGCGGACAGTGAAAGAGCTCGATGGAAAATTGAAGCTGCATTCTGAATGGGGAAATGGCACGTCAGTCTATGTGAAAGTACCATATCAACCACGGGGTGAGACAGAATGA
- a CDS encoding TetR/AcrR family transcriptional regulator — MAPRGFTDDEEKRIRYDLMQAGREKFGTMGLRKTSIKDLTETVGIAQGSFYKFYESKELLYFRLLEQDEASINQTIYYMGALEKMDAEGFSKLLQKALRMIEERPLLRRVMVSDEYQALVRKLPADVIERHEEKDILSFNQLFHLWMDQGVLDRSIDPTIVSGAIRALLLASTHKREIGYDVFDASFDFLIQSLAYRIFKAST, encoded by the coding sequence ATGGCACCACGTGGATTTACTGATGATGAAGAGAAACGCATTCGTTATGATTTGATGCAAGCAGGGCGAGAGAAATTTGGAACAATGGGGTTAAGAAAAACAAGTATTAAGGATTTAACAGAGACAGTAGGGATTGCACAAGGTTCTTTTTATAAATTTTATGAATCAAAAGAGCTTTTATATTTTAGACTTCTCGAACAGGATGAGGCATCCATTAATCAGACGATTTATTATATGGGAGCTTTAGAAAAGATGGATGCAGAGGGGTTCAGTAAATTGTTACAGAAAGCGTTGCGAATGATTGAAGAACGACCACTTCTTCGTCGTGTGATGGTAAGTGATGAGTACCAAGCGCTTGTGAGGAAGCTCCCGGCAGATGTGATAGAACGACATGAAGAGAAAGATATCCTCAGCTTTAACCAGTTGTTTCATTTGTGGATGGACCAAGGTGTTCTGGACCGAAGTATAGATCCAACCATAGTAAGTGGGGCTATAAGAGCCCTTTTACTTGCGTCAACACATAAAAGAGAAATTGGCTATGACGTTTTTGATGCTAGCTTTGATTTCCTCATACAATCGTTAGCATATCGTATTTTTAAAGCTTCCACATGA
- a CDS encoding anion permease codes for MAQAVKQKRQSSQTAKSDNRRPTDVKWKPLFITLAIGIILWFIPAPAGLEQEAWHLFSIFVATIVGLIIKPLPMGSVAILALTATVLTQTLTIDEALSGFQNSTIWLIVIAFFISRGFIKTGLGSRVAYLFVKRFGKKTLGLSYSIVASDLILSPAMPSNTARSGGILFPIVRSLSESYGSKVGDGTERKIGSYLTKVTFQGDMITSAMFLTAMAANPLAMQIAFDITGETLSWTGWALAALVPGLISLILIPFVIYKLYPPEIKETPAAPTMAADKLKEMGSLKQEEWAMIGVFLLVLVLWIFGSNFGISATATAFIGLSVLLISQVLTWADIKKEEGAWDTLVWFAVLVMLASFLNELGMIPWFSALMGDMVSGFNWMWTLIILAVVYFYSHYFFASNTAHVSAMYAAFLAVLVAAGAPPLVSALILAFFSNLFGCLTHYSCGPAPVFFGSGYVSQNKWWSLGLIISVIHIIVWLGIGGLWWKLLGLW; via the coding sequence ATGGCACAGGCAGTAAAGCAGAAGAGACAAAGCAGCCAGACGGCTAAATCAGACAACAGGCGTCCAACAGATGTGAAATGGAAACCTTTGTTTATCACATTGGCTATCGGTATCATTCTTTGGTTTATCCCAGCACCAGCAGGACTAGAACAAGAAGCGTGGCATCTTTTTTCTATTTTTGTGGCGACGATAGTTGGACTTATCATTAAACCTCTTCCAATGGGAAGTGTGGCTATTTTAGCGTTAACGGCCACCGTCCTGACACAGACACTGACAATAGACGAAGCTTTATCCGGTTTTCAAAATTCCACGATTTGGCTTATCGTTATCGCCTTCTTTATTTCCCGCGGTTTCATCAAGACGGGATTAGGCTCACGTGTTGCGTATCTTTTTGTAAAGCGATTTGGTAAAAAAACACTGGGACTTTCTTATTCCATAGTGGCAAGCGATTTAATTTTATCACCGGCGATGCCATCAAATACGGCGCGTTCAGGAGGTATTTTATTCCCTATTGTCCGTTCACTTTCAGAGAGCTATGGCTCAAAAGTTGGTGACGGAACTGAAAGAAAAATTGGAAGCTACTTAACGAAGGTAACATTTCAAGGGGATATGATCACGTCGGCAATGTTCCTAACTGCGATGGCTGCGAACCCTTTAGCGATGCAAATTGCGTTTGATATTACAGGAGAAACACTCTCTTGGACGGGGTGGGCATTAGCAGCACTTGTACCTGGACTTATTAGTTTAATATTAATTCCATTTGTCATCTATAAGTTGTATCCACCGGAGATTAAAGAAACACCAGCTGCACCAACAATGGCAGCTGATAAATTGAAAGAGATGGGCTCCCTTAAACAAGAAGAATGGGCAATGATCGGTGTCTTTCTCCTCGTTCTCGTATTGTGGATATTCGGGTCTAATTTTGGAATCAGTGCCACGGCCACTGCTTTTATCGGTTTATCCGTCCTTCTTATAAGCCAAGTATTAACGTGGGCTGATATTAAAAAAGAAGAAGGCGCCTGGGATACTCTCGTGTGGTTTGCTGTGCTTGTCATGCTAGCGTCCTTTTTAAACGAATTAGGAATGATTCCTTGGTTCAGTGCACTCATGGGTGATATGGTAAGTGGCTTTAACTGGATGTGGACGTTGATTATTCTTGCAGTCGTCTACTTCTATTCACATTATTTCTTTGCGAGTAATACGGCGCATGTAAGTGCTATGTACGCTGCTTTCCTTGCTGTTTTAGTAGCAGCAGGCGCACCGCCACTTGTATCTGCACTCATCCTTGCGTTTTTTAGTAACTTGTTTGGTTGTTTAACACATTACAGCTGTGGTCCTGCTCCTGTGTTTTTCGGATCGGGTTACGTGAGTCAAAACAAGTGGTGGTCACTAGGGCTTATTATATCCGTCATTCACATAATTGTATGGCTTGGTATCGGTGGGCTATGGTGGAAGCTGTTAGGTCTTTGGTAA
- a CDS encoding fumarate hydratase: MREISTRTITDKVRELCIKAAYDLPEDVEVLLKQGLEREESDFGKYSLDKIIKNVSLARHDNVPMCQDTGITVILVRLGQQVKIVGGSMTEAINEGVRQGYTDGYLRKSVVADPLLNRVNTGDNTPAVIHTEVVEGDELHIQILPKGAGSENMGAVKMCKPSEGIEGVMDFIVDSVTNAGGNPCPPIIVGVGIGGTMDQCTLLAKKALARHAGSSHPEQGYAEMEQQLLERINRLGIGPQGFGGRVTALAVHIETFPTHIAMLPVCVTLNCHAARHTEATL; this comes from the coding sequence ATGAGAGAAATATCGACGAGAACGATAACAGATAAAGTAAGAGAACTTTGTATCAAAGCAGCTTATGATTTGCCGGAAGACGTTGAAGTACTGCTGAAGCAAGGGTTGGAGAGAGAAGAATCTGACTTTGGGAAGTATAGCTTAGACAAAATTATTAAAAATGTGTCATTAGCGCGTCATGATAATGTGCCGATGTGTCAGGATACAGGTATTACAGTCATACTTGTGCGACTTGGCCAACAAGTCAAAATTGTAGGCGGTAGTATGACTGAAGCAATCAACGAAGGTGTGCGACAAGGTTATACAGACGGTTATTTAAGAAAATCTGTCGTAGCAGACCCTTTATTAAATCGTGTGAATACAGGGGATAACACACCAGCTGTTATCCATACGGAAGTAGTAGAAGGTGATGAACTCCATATTCAAATCCTCCCTAAAGGAGCCGGAAGTGAAAATATGGGCGCAGTAAAAATGTGTAAACCTTCAGAAGGTATCGAAGGCGTAATGGATTTCATCGTAGATTCAGTCACGAATGCGGGAGGAAATCCCTGTCCACCGATTATCGTAGGCGTTGGCATCGGTGGGACGATGGATCAATGTACACTATTAGCGAAAAAAGCATTGGCTCGTCACGCTGGCTCATCACATCCTGAACAGGGATATGCCGAGATGGAACAACAACTTCTTGAGCGTATTAATCGTCTGGGGATTGGTCCTCAAGGCTTTGGTGGACGAGTAACAGCTCTTGCCGTTCATATTGAGACTTTTCCAACGCATATAGCGATGCTACCGGTATGTGTCACACTAAATTGTCACGCAGCAAGACACACTGAAGCAACTTTATAA
- a CDS encoding SDR family NAD(P)-dependent oxidoreductase: protein MKSLKGKVALVTGGSRGAGRGIAIELGKAGATVYITGRSVKGASTNQWPGTIDDTVSQIEAHGGKGIAIQCDHTHDSETEAVINKIRTEEGQLDVLVNNVWGAHDLSIDAKPFWDLSLQNWDTMFTAGVRAQLATNYFAMPLLRENNQALIIHTTFWDDDKYIGHFYYDLAKHSLIRMAHGLSIELKTDNIAVLAVSPGFMRTELVLKYHELDEKHWQKAEELTGSETPHYVGRGILALASDPNVMEKSGKVFKVGDLAKEYQFSDIDGRYIPPFTL, encoded by the coding sequence ATGAAGTCACTAAAAGGGAAAGTTGCTCTCGTAACAGGAGGGAGCAGAGGAGCTGGTCGAGGTATAGCTATAGAGCTAGGGAAAGCTGGTGCGACGGTGTATATCACAGGTCGCAGTGTAAAAGGAGCTTCTACTAATCAGTGGCCTGGAACAATCGATGATACTGTTTCACAAATTGAAGCTCACGGTGGAAAAGGGATAGCAATCCAATGTGACCATACTCACGATTCAGAAACGGAAGCCGTTATCAATAAAATTCGTACAGAAGAGGGACAATTGGATGTGTTAGTTAATAATGTATGGGGAGCACATGACCTAAGTATTGATGCCAAACCTTTTTGGGACTTATCATTACAGAATTGGGACACGATGTTTACTGCAGGTGTTCGCGCCCAGTTAGCTACGAACTACTTTGCAATGCCACTCCTTCGTGAAAATAACCAAGCACTTATTATTCATACGACTTTCTGGGATGATGACAAGTACATCGGTCATTTTTATTACGATCTAGCCAAACATTCACTTATTCGTATGGCTCATGGCCTTTCAATCGAGTTAAAGACAGACAATATTGCTGTTCTCGCCGTTTCACCAGGATTTATGAGAACAGAACTTGTGTTGAAATACCATGAATTAGATGAGAAGCATTGGCAAAAGGCAGAAGAATTAACGGGAAGTGAAACGCCCCATTATGTCGGGCGTGGAATATTAGCATTAGCTAGTGATCCCAATGTTATGGAGAAAAGCGGGAAGGTGTTTAAAGTAGGCGACTTAGCCAAAGAATATCAGTTTAGTGATATAGACGGACGTTATATTCCCCCTTTCACACTATAA
- a CDS encoding response regulator has protein sequence MIKVIIVEDDPMVAEFNKRYLEKIDGYQLINSFKTVEEALPFIDTHDVDLILLDIYMPGKNGWELLSQIRMADKNVDVMIISAARDKESVKKGLRLGAVDYLIKPFEFERFQRALAYYREENSFMNQQHDFHQKDLDNNFFRKDHHGTGETIELPKGLTKPTLKKVIKTIEASERASFTTDMLAEETGISRVSVRKYLAYLLELGMVEETMNYHTVGRPSVIYHVTAIDFAICEK, from the coding sequence ATGATTAAAGTCATCATTGTAGAAGACGATCCAATGGTAGCAGAGTTTAATAAGCGTTACCTAGAGAAGATTGACGGGTATCAGCTCATCAACAGTTTTAAGACGGTAGAAGAGGCTCTCCCATTTATAGATACCCATGACGTTGATCTCATTTTACTCGATATTTATATGCCTGGTAAAAACGGGTGGGAGCTCCTTTCCCAAATTAGAATGGCTGATAAGAACGTAGATGTGATGATTATTTCGGCAGCGCGAGATAAAGAAAGTGTAAAAAAAGGGCTTAGACTTGGAGCGGTTGATTACTTGATAAAGCCTTTTGAATTTGAACGGTTTCAAAGAGCTTTAGCCTATTATCGTGAAGAGAATAGCTTCATGAATCAGCAACATGATTTTCATCAAAAAGATTTGGATAACAATTTCTTTCGAAAAGACCACCACGGGACTGGAGAAACGATAGAATTACCTAAAGGACTGACAAAGCCAACCTTAAAAAAAGTCATAAAGACCATTGAAGCTTCTGAAAGGGCATCGTTTACGACAGATATGCTCGCTGAAGAAACAGGGATATCCCGTGTGTCAGTGAGAAAATATTTAGCTTATTTACTGGAATTAGGCATGGTTGAAGAAACGATGAATTATCACACAGTTGGAAGGCCCTCTGTTATTTATCATGTTACTGCAATAGATTTTGCAATTTGTGAAAAATGA
- a CDS encoding YafY family transcriptional regulator, with product MRGDRLLTILLMLQAQGRMTANELAEKLEVSERTIYRDMDALSGAGIPVLAERGKNGGWSLLENFQTNLTGLKESEIQALFVSPSDQLLDDLGLTRPSEEARNKVISSIPAIYREKAKEVWNRIYIDTSSWRSRKEKIDTFDVLKDAIWQDHKLKIVYERADGQISERIVEPLGLVAKGVNWYFIAAKENGEIRNYRASRIHTAVTIDETFCRPKHFNIARYWEASKKAFIEELPIYDVWVKVPKSLLLKLSFTNHFVRVVEARAQDYDSFIPVKLSFNTEEDAKRYLLGFADQLIIIEPEDLHHKIFQLAESIVVSHKLGR from the coding sequence ATGAGGGGAGATCGATTACTCACGATTCTGTTGATGCTGCAAGCTCAAGGGAGAATGACTGCAAATGAACTGGCGGAGAAATTAGAAGTATCTGAACGCACAATTTATCGGGATATGGACGCTTTAAGCGGGGCCGGTATCCCTGTTTTGGCTGAACGTGGAAAAAACGGGGGATGGTCATTACTCGAAAATTTTCAAACCAATTTAACGGGATTAAAAGAATCAGAAATACAGGCGTTGTTTGTTTCACCGTCGGACCAATTACTCGACGATTTAGGATTGACCCGTCCATCAGAGGAAGCTAGAAATAAAGTTATCTCCTCAATTCCTGCTATATATCGTGAAAAAGCAAAAGAGGTTTGGAACCGGATTTATATTGACACCAGTTCATGGCGAAGTAGGAAAGAAAAAATAGACACTTTCGATGTTTTGAAAGATGCTATATGGCAAGATCATAAATTAAAAATTGTTTATGAGCGAGCAGATGGTCAAATAAGTGAGCGTATTGTTGAACCGCTTGGGTTAGTGGCTAAAGGGGTCAACTGGTATTTCATTGCTGCTAAAGAAAATGGAGAAATTAGAAATTACAGGGCGTCACGAATTCATACTGCAGTCACTATTGACGAGACATTTTGCAGACCGAAGCACTTTAACATTGCTCGTTATTGGGAAGCTTCGAAAAAAGCATTTATAGAAGAATTACCTATTTATGATGTTTGGGTGAAGGTGCCTAAATCATTGCTGCTAAAATTATCTTTTACTAATCATTTTGTACGGGTAGTAGAAGCTAGAGCTCAAGATTATGACTCTTTCATACCTGTTAAATTATCATTTAATACAGAAGAGGACGCCAAAAGATATCTTCTCGGATTTGCAGACCAGCTTATCATCATTGAACCTGAAGATCTCCATCATAAGATTTTTCAATTAGCTGAATCGATTGTTGTTTCCCATAAGCTTGGGAGATAA
- a CDS encoding class I SAM-dependent methyltransferase, with translation MMDFYERLSEYYDDIFKTKEKAITFIEDVISSRGGKLLDLAAGTGAEAVALAKKGYELTAVDLSPLMVKKIQEKADLHDVILTAFEADMCHLDHTSLSNQDGIYCIGNSFVHLPHGEAMRKCLNSVYHLLKRGGSFIVQIVNYDRIFKHQITKLPVIKNEAKGLLFERFYTFNKEDISFQMKLTVENADAEAAIYECETKLTPLMKDDFMSIIRNSLFQHAEFYGTFDGEGLTYDSPALIAVMRKN, from the coding sequence ATGATGGATTTTTATGAACGATTGAGTGAATACTATGATGATATTTTTAAAACAAAAGAGAAAGCGATCACATTTATTGAAGATGTTATCTCATCAAGGGGAGGAAAGCTCCTAGACTTAGCAGCAGGCACTGGTGCAGAAGCTGTGGCTTTAGCAAAGAAAGGTTATGAGCTTACAGCTGTAGATTTAAGTCCATTAATGGTTAAAAAAATTCAAGAAAAAGCGGACCTACATGATGTTATATTAACAGCATTTGAAGCAGATATGTGTCATTTAGATCACACCTCATTGTCAAATCAAGACGGTATTTATTGTATAGGTAATTCATTTGTTCATCTCCCACACGGTGAGGCGATGAGGAAATGCCTTAATTCTGTGTACCACCTATTGAAAAGAGGCGGCTCGTTCATTGTACAGATCGTTAATTATGATCGGATATTTAAACATCAGATTACGAAGCTACCTGTTATTAAAAATGAGGCTAAGGGTCTTTTGTTTGAACGTTTTTATACGTTTAATAAAGAGGATATCTCTTTTCAAATGAAGTTGACAGTGGAAAATGCCGATGCTGAAGCAGCTATTTATGAGTGTGAAACGAAATTAACGCCACTCATGAAAGATGATTTTATGTCAATTATTCGTAACTCCCTCTTTCAACATGCTGAATTTTACGGCACGTTTGATGGGGAGGGGCTAACGTATGACTCACCAGCGCTTATTGCTGTCATGAGAAAGAATTAA
- a CDS encoding Fe-S-containing hydro-lyase translates to MAEQKALTIPLTYDQVKDLRAGDLVTITGTIYTARDAAHKNMTEALSAGEALPMDVTDQVIYYAGPTPAKPGRVIGSCGPTTSGRMDAYSPALLAEGLRGMIGKGPRSPEVIEAMKKHGAVYFAAVGGAAAVISDSINKVDVVAYEELGPEAIRKMEVVDYPCVVAIDSLGNDLYKLGVEKYKQTEPTSS, encoded by the coding sequence ATGGCTGAACAAAAAGCATTGACCATCCCGCTCACATATGACCAAGTAAAAGATTTGAGAGCAGGTGATCTTGTAACGATAACTGGAACGATTTATACGGCCAGAGATGCAGCACATAAAAATATGACGGAGGCTTTATCTGCTGGAGAGGCTCTTCCAATGGATGTTACGGACCAAGTCATCTATTATGCTGGGCCGACACCAGCGAAACCAGGACGTGTTATCGGTTCCTGTGGACCGACCACAAGCGGCAGAATGGACGCATACTCACCAGCTTTATTAGCGGAAGGGTTGCGAGGGATGATTGGTAAAGGGCCAAGAAGCCCTGAAGTGATTGAAGCGATGAAAAAGCACGGTGCTGTTTACTTTGCGGCAGTAGGTGGTGCGGCTGCTGTTATCTCTGATTCCATTAATAAAGTCGATGTGGTCGCCTACGAAGAATTAGGACCCGAAGCTATAAGGAAAATGGAAGTTGTCGACTATCCATGTGTTGTGGCTATTGATAGCTTAGGAAACGATTTATACAAATTAGGTGTTGAAAAATATAAGCAAACAGAGCCTACGTCGTCGTGA
- a CDS encoding NarK/NasA family nitrate transporter: MKLSDVFKFKNDQMKMLHLTWIAFFVSFFTWFNMAPLATTMMESSNWLTREHLGALAIINVALTIPARIVIGMLLDRFGPRRVYSGLLILMSIPTFLFAFGDSWTQLMISRLLLSSIGASFVVGIRMVSEWFPPKDVGFAEGIYGGWGNFGSAVGAMILPWLALTMFGGDEGWRYAIALTGAICFIYGIIYYLLVRDTPEGKAFIKPKKSGALEVSSWKDLVLLIIWTLPLGGALAVLAWRLAGMGFISTTVLYATYTVIGLTMIYQIYKILHVNIPILRRGVPEDDKYEFKNVAALNSTYFANFGAELAIVSMLPMFFQLTFSLSPAAAGIIASSFAFINLFARPLGGVLSDRMGNRKNTMLLYMIGITIGLVSMGFIDSSWPLALAIAVTIFTSIFVQGAEGATFAIIPMVKKRLTGQVAGMAGAYGNVGSTLYLTLYTFVSPQTFFFVLAGGALVSFFMCYLWLEEPDNAFAEDYYESSVDIANAIQTEPELPLKRAASDK; the protein is encoded by the coding sequence GTGAAGTTGTCAGATGTTTTCAAATTTAAGAACGATCAGATGAAAATGTTGCACTTAACATGGATTGCTTTTTTTGTTTCCTTTTTCACGTGGTTTAATATGGCACCGCTAGCTACGACAATGATGGAATCAAGCAACTGGCTCACCCGAGAACATCTGGGAGCGTTAGCCATAATTAACGTGGCCTTAACGATTCCAGCCCGAATCGTCATCGGCATGCTACTAGATCGTTTTGGCCCTCGCCGCGTTTATTCAGGGTTGTTGATTCTCATGTCAATACCTACCTTTTTATTTGCCTTTGGGGATTCATGGACACAACTCATGATATCTCGTTTACTGTTAAGCAGTATTGGCGCGAGCTTTGTCGTAGGGATCCGCATGGTATCTGAATGGTTTCCACCTAAAGATGTGGGATTTGCTGAAGGCATTTACGGCGGATGGGGAAATTTCGGTTCAGCAGTAGGTGCCATGATTTTACCTTGGTTGGCGTTGACGATGTTCGGTGGTGATGAGGGATGGCGATATGCCATCGCATTAACAGGTGCCATTTGCTTTATTTATGGCATCATCTATTATCTTCTTGTTAGAGATACACCAGAAGGGAAAGCGTTTATTAAACCTAAAAAATCCGGTGCCCTAGAGGTCAGCTCATGGAAAGATCTTGTGCTCCTTATCATTTGGACACTCCCACTAGGCGGAGCCTTAGCTGTCTTAGCCTGGCGCTTGGCAGGCATGGGATTTATCTCAACGACAGTACTTTATGCCACTTACACTGTTATTGGGCTAACAATGATTTATCAAATTTATAAGATTTTACACGTCAATATTCCTATATTACGGCGTGGCGTTCCCGAGGACGACAAATATGAGTTCAAAAATGTAGCAGCCTTAAATAGTACGTACTTTGCCAACTTTGGGGCAGAGTTAGCAATCGTATCAATGCTGCCAATGTTTTTTCAATTAACGTTTTCACTGTCCCCTGCTGCAGCTGGTATTATCGCATCATCTTTTGCATTTATTAATTTATTTGCTCGGCCACTTGGCGGCGTTCTGTCTGATCGGATGGGAAACAGGAAGAACACGATGCTCCTTTACATGATAGGTATCACGATCGGACTGGTTTCAATGGGGTTCATCGATTCAAGTTGGCCTCTTGCATTAGCTATTGCTGTCACGATTTTCACTTCTATCTTTGTACAAGGGGCAGAGGGCGCAACATTCGCCATTATACCTATGGTTAAAAAACGCCTCACAGGTCAAGTGGCTGGCATGGCTGGCGCTTATGGAAATGTGGGCTCAACATTATATTTAACGCTCTATACGTTCGTTTCCCCACAAACATTCTTCTTCGTTTTAGCAGGCGGAGCGTTAGTCAGCTTTTTCATGTGTTATTTATGGCTTGAAGAACCAGATAATGCTTTCGCAGAGGATTATTATGAATCGTCCGTTGATATAGCAAACGCCATTCAGACTGAACCGGAACTCCCTTTGAAGCGAGCAGCATCAGATAAATAG